Proteins from a single region of Bacteroidota bacterium:
- a CDS encoding T9SS type A sorting domain-containing protein produces the protein MRKLFLFLLLTLFISESYAVNGWFALSVPIPYISDIQFINSQTGFITGLYGKYAKTTDGGQTWTAFTIGDSTISLGSINFINENTGWMNGNQPNGFPIWPNRNYMYSTTNGGVNWTVRSQSDGDVSSCDIYMTGKDSLVVASLGFSDFGSVGGLSYSFNGGTLFNPAIVNTNGAQFYGLQFLNNITGYVVSCYDSDTGPYYNRIYKTTNSGANWNPIYKDSVQPPRLLGCFFVNSNKGYLWARNSKLAVTTNSGANWNFINTPIYSQINSMHFFDENTGYAGFTFNSQDTMGLKRTTDGGFTWITMTNSLLKGISRIIFVDNLTGWATGYSSNGVKLMKTVTGGLTSVNSIGNVVPDKFSLSQNYPNPFNPITKINYELPITNFVSLKVYDALGNEVQTLVNQKQNAGSYSVDFNAASLPSGIYFYKLVTEKFSETKKMILVK, from the coding sequence ATGAGAAAGCTGTTTTTATTTTTACTGTTAACCCTTTTTATTAGTGAAAGTTATGCTGTAAACGGATGGTTTGCCCTAAGTGTTCCTATACCTTACATTTCGGATATTCAGTTTATTAATTCTCAAACAGGATTTATAACCGGGCTATATGGCAAGTATGCAAAAACAACTGACGGCGGACAGACATGGACAGCTTTTACAATCGGAGATTCAACCATTTCACTTGGCTCAATAAATTTTATTAATGAGAATACAGGATGGATGAATGGTAATCAACCTAACGGCTTCCCTATCTGGCCAAATAGAAATTATATGTACTCGACTACTAACGGCGGAGTCAACTGGACAGTTCGCAGTCAGTCTGACGGCGATGTTTCTAGCTGTGATATTTACATGACGGGCAAAGATTCATTAGTGGTAGCAAGTTTAGGTTTTTCAGATTTTGGTTCTGTAGGAGGTTTATCTTACAGCTTTAACGGCGGAACATTATTTAATCCGGCAATAGTAAATACAAACGGAGCGCAATTTTACGGTCTTCAATTTTTAAATAATATTACCGGCTATGTTGTTTCGTGCTACGATTCCGATACGGGTCCTTATTATAACAGAATTTATAAAACAACTAACAGCGGCGCTAACTGGAATCCCATTTATAAAGATAGTGTACAGCCTCCACGCCTGCTTGGTTGTTTTTTTGTCAATTCAAATAAAGGATATTTATGGGCAAGGAACTCAAAGCTGGCAGTTACAACAAACTCAGGCGCTAACTGGAATTTTATCAATACTCCTATTTACAGTCAAATAAATTCAATGCACTTCTTTGACGAAAATACAGGTTATGCAGGTTTTACATTCAATTCACAGGATACCATGGGACTAAAAAGAACAACTGACGGCGGCTTCACCTGGATAACTATGACTAACAGTTTATTAAAAGGTATAAGCAGAATAATTTTTGTTGATAATCTTACGGGATGGGCAACGGGATATTCATCTAACGGAGTCAAGTTGATGAAAACCGTTACGGGAGGTTTGACATCTGTAAATTCTATAGGAAATGTTGTGCCTGATAAATTTTCCCTTTCACAAAATTATCCGAACCCGTTCAATCCGATTACAAAAATAAATTACGAATTACCAATTACGAATTTCGTTTCTTTGAAAGTTTACGATGCTCTTGGTAACGAAGTGCAGACTTTAGTAAACCAAAAACAAAATGCGGGGAGTTATTCAGTAGATTTCAATGCGGCTTCACTTCCAAGTGGAATTTATTTTTATAAACTCGTTACTGAAAAATTTTCAGAGACGAAGAAAATGATATTAGTTAAATAA
- a CDS encoding T9SS type A sorting domain-containing protein gives MRKLILFLLLSLLSNESYSQNGWVRQFAQNSFIRDVVFLTGDTGFLAGSNCILKTVNGGVTWVNTAPDTTISYNFISFLNQNTGYVSERQSSDLYSPIRIYKTTNAGAQWSLISTSQTSFGITGIQPINENVFYLSTGYTIYGPIGPPTHLGSLLKTTNGGESYSTSFYINEYHNFYSTQFINENTGWGIVMYDTSTTKMIKTTNGGQNWFLSDPGLRSISKYQFVNESTGYIIGFPASGGGVFIKTIDGGTKWQEYRTHDSINDGPRALYFIDANTGWLCGRNFSISKTTDGGNSWAYNRIYPPSYGNINFVKFNNDVTGWIKGDNSSQTVVYRTTNGGLSFVSQINSTIPENFSLYQNFPNPFNPSTIISYQLAINSDVQLKIYDALGNELQTLVNQKQNAGTYSVDFNAASLPSGIYFYKLVTEKFSVTKKMILVK, from the coding sequence ATGAGAAAGCTAATTTTATTTTTATTGCTATCCCTGCTTAGTAATGAAAGCTATTCACAAAACGGGTGGGTGAGACAGTTTGCGCAAAATTCATTTATTAGAGATGTTGTTTTTTTGACAGGAGATACAGGATTTCTAGCAGGATCAAACTGTATTTTAAAAACTGTTAACGGAGGTGTAACGTGGGTTAATACTGCTCCAGATACTACAATATCATATAACTTTATTTCATTTCTGAATCAAAATACCGGCTATGTTTCAGAAAGGCAAAGCTCTGATTTATATTCTCCTATCAGGATTTACAAAACAACAAATGCAGGAGCACAATGGAGTTTAATCTCTACATCACAAACGTCATTTGGAATTACCGGAATACAACCAATAAATGAAAACGTATTTTATCTCTCAACCGGTTATACTATTTATGGCCCTATCGGTCCGCCTACTCATCTGGGAAGTTTACTAAAAACCACTAATGGAGGTGAATCGTATTCTACTTCATTTTATATTAATGAATATCACAATTTTTACTCCACACAATTTATTAATGAAAATACAGGTTGGGGAATAGTAATGTATGACACTAGCACTACAAAAATGATAAAGACTACAAACGGCGGGCAAAACTGGTTCCTCTCCGATCCAGGATTGCGATCAATTTCAAAGTATCAATTTGTTAATGAAAGTACCGGATATATAATTGGTTTCCCTGCCTCCGGCGGAGGAGTTTTTATTAAAACAATAGATGGTGGAACAAAATGGCAGGAATATAGAACACACGATTCTATTAATGACGGTCCAAGAGCACTTTACTTTATAGATGCAAATACAGGATGGCTTTGCGGAAGGAATTTTTCAATTTCAAAAACTACAGATGGCGGCAATTCCTGGGCTTATAACAGAATTTATCCGCCCTCGTACGGAAATATTAATTTTGTCAAATTTAATAATGACGTAACAGGGTGGATAAAAGGAGACAACAGTTCACAAACAGTTGTTTACAGAACAACAAACGGAGGATTATCTTTTGTAAGTCAGATAAATTCTACTATACCAGAAAACTTTTCCCTATATCAAAATTTCCCAAATCCCTTCAATCCTTCTACAATTATCAGTTATCAGTTAGCAATTAACAGCGATGTTCAATTGAAAATATACGATGCTCTTGGCAATGAATTGCAGACATTAGTAAATCAAAAACAAAATGCGGGAACTTACTCCGTAGATTTCAACGCAGCATCACTTCCAAGCGGAATTTATTTTTATAAGCTAGTAACTGAGAAATTTTCAGTGACGAAGAAAATGATATTAGTAAAATAG
- a CDS encoding T9SS type A sorting domain-containing protein gives MLKIIIIAAFLISAVNSGYSKNFNIINTGSDSLKIEKQNSPVPDKFDIYSPRVPLTPQKYILFDVPENSDVSIKMYDYDNKFISELINKNFEAGTYYIDMYNIAKLKSLPSGVYFLEMKSGNFSKQKKIIYVK, from the coding sequence ATGTTAAAAATAATAATTATAGCGGCGTTTCTTATATCTGCAGTAAATTCCGGTTATTCCAAAAATTTTAATATTATTAATACCGGTTCAGATAGTCTGAAAATAGAAAAGCAAAACTCCCCTGTTCCCGATAAATTTGATATATACAGTCCGCGTGTTCCGCTTACTCCACAAAAATATATTTTGTTTGATGTTCCTGAAAATTCAGATGTATCTATTAAAATGTACGATTACGATAACAAATTCATTTCAGAGTTAATTAATAAAAATTTTGAAGCCGGTACGTATTATATTGATATGTACAATATCGCGAAATTAAAGTCGTTGCCCAGCGGAGTTTATTTTCTTGAAATGAAGTCGGGAAATTTCAGCAAACAGAAAAAAATAATTTACGTAAAATAA
- a CDS encoding low affinity iron permease family protein, whose protein sequence is MPVKRKEDKDKIPVKKAKPKEKKVTTFEKVAGKITQFSGSSYAFVTAVVLVLAWVVTGPIFDYSETWQLVINTGTTIITFLMVFIIQHSQNKDTLALQLKLNELIIAVSGASNELVDVEDLREDDLKTLRAHYEKVSVSPMNKNSNLLKKKRKTNSKN, encoded by the coding sequence ATGCCAGTAAAAAGAAAAGAAGATAAGGATAAAATTCCGGTGAAGAAGGCAAAGCCAAAAGAAAAAAAAGTTACTACTTTTGAAAAAGTTGCCGGAAAAATTACACAATTCAGCGGAAGCTCATACGCATTTGTAACAGCTGTTGTGCTGGTATTAGCTTGGGTAGTCACGGGACCCATCTTTGACTACTCTGAGACCTGGCAGCTTGTAATTAATACAGGAACTACCATTATTACTTTCCTCATGGTGTTTATAATACAGCATAGTCAGAATAAAGATACATTGGCGCTACAGTTAAAACTCAATGAGTTAATTATTGCAGTTAGCGGTGCAAGCAATGAATTAGTAGATGTTGAAGATTTACGCGAAGATGATCTGAAAACACTGAGAGCACACTATGAAAAAGTTTCGGTATCCCCTATGAATAAAAATTCAAACCTTTTGAAAAAAAAGAGAAAGACAAATTCCAAGAATTAA
- a CDS encoding ferritin-like domain-containing protein: MAKMKNLEDFLMDELKDIYSSEKQITKALPKMAKAATSPELKETFLNHLKETENQITRLEKISKLAGGRSLSGKKCVATEGLLEEGKELMEEDATPEVMDVALICAAQKVEHYEIATYGCAATYARLLGYTEVEELLNETLEEEKNADITLSTIADELNPEAMNGESDSDDSSISGKKSSSKRTASKGSSKGKKSSAKSRK; the protein is encoded by the coding sequence ATGGCTAAAATGAAAAATCTCGAAGATTTTTTAATGGACGAGCTTAAAGACATTTACAGTTCAGAAAAACAAATCACAAAAGCTCTTCCTAAAATGGCAAAAGCTGCTACATCACCTGAGTTAAAAGAAACATTTCTAAACCACCTGAAAGAAACTGAAAATCAGATTACAAGACTTGAAAAAATTTCCAAGCTTGCAGGCGGCAGAAGCTTATCAGGTAAAAAATGCGTTGCTACCGAAGGTCTGCTTGAAGAGGGCAAAGAGCTGATGGAAGAAGATGCAACACCTGAAGTAATGGACGTTGCATTAATCTGTGCAGCGCAAAAAGTTGAGCATTATGAAATTGCAACGTACGGATGCGCAGCAACATATGCAAGACTTCTTGGATATACTGAAGTTGAAGAGTTATTGAATGAGACACTTGAAGAAGAAAAGAATGCTGATATAACTCTCTCAACAATTGCAGATGAATTAAATCCTGAAGCAATGAACGGAGAAAGCGATTCAGATGATTCAAGCATTTCAGGCAAAAAATCATCTTCAAAAAGAACAGCTTCAAAAGGGTCTTCAAAAGGAAAAAAGAGTTCTGCAAAATCACGTAAGTAA
- a CDS encoding OsmC family protein: MTRKSTAVWHGTGAEGDGILSTPSGVLSDTPYSFKARFVSKDGEETWTNPEELIAAAHAGCFSMALSFQLTGAGFPPDEIHTDAILSMEKEDAGWAIKGIKLVVEASVPNIDDAKFQELAGNAKAGCPVSKALGAIDITMDAKLK, encoded by the coding sequence ATGACAAGAAAATCTACCGCAGTCTGGCACGGCACCGGAGCCGAAGGAGACGGAATTTTATCAACACCAAGTGGAGTATTAAGCGATACTCCATATTCATTCAAAGCAAGATTTGTAAGCAAGGACGGGGAAGAGACATGGACAAATCCCGAAGAGCTTATTGCAGCAGCGCATGCAGGATGCTTTTCAATGGCATTGAGCTTTCAGCTTACAGGAGCAGGATTTCCGCCGGATGAAATTCATACCGACGCGATTTTATCTATGGAGAAAGAAGATGCAGGATGGGCAATAAAAGGAATAAAGCTTGTTGTAGAAGCAAGCGTACCGAATATAGATGATGCAAAATTTCAGGAATTGGCAGGAAACGCAAAGGCAGGATGCCCTGTATCAAAAGCTTTAGGAGCAATTGATATAACCATGGATGCAAAACTGAAATAA
- a CDS encoding PorV/PorQ family protein has product MRKIIFIIPIIAAIVALATVKNSFAQTGEGGEAGAFLKNGYGARASAMSNTFTAIANDVSSIFYNPAGLSSNTKLQFMGMYSNLYGNMNGVNYGNFGVSKGFQAGTFGLGVIYSKVSDIPNVTSLTGGDGTYFSDNETAFYLSYSRLVTDNVRVGANLKLISHTLADASATGFGADLGVLAKLNEQFSAGLVLQDVVAPKISLGSRSDSYPGKIKLGVAYKVIPALTISPEMNYTFDKSVQFTAGAEYNVYKDIISLRGGYNSVSTSPSFGVGINYMDVHLDYSYNVNKDLGGVNKFGFVISLK; this is encoded by the coding sequence ATGAGAAAAATAATATTTATCATACCAATAATAGCAGCAATAGTAGCACTGGCTACAGTAAAAAATTCCTTCGCTCAAACGGGCGAAGGAGGAGAAGCGGGGGCTTTTCTTAAGAACGGATACGGCGCAAGAGCATCTGCAATGAGCAACACATTCACTGCAATTGCCAATGATGTGTCATCGATATTCTACAATCCTGCAGGCTTGAGCAGCAATACAAAACTGCAGTTCATGGGAATGTATTCAAATCTATATGGCAATATGAACGGAGTAAACTACGGTAACTTTGGAGTATCGAAAGGCTTTCAGGCAGGAACTTTTGGACTCGGAGTAATTTACTCAAAGGTATCTGATATCCCGAATGTAACAAGCTTAACAGGCGGAGACGGAACATACTTCTCAGATAACGAGACAGCATTTTATTTATCTTACTCAAGACTTGTAACGGATAACGTAAGAGTCGGCGCTAACTTAAAGCTCATCAGCCATACACTTGCAGATGCAAGCGCAACCGGTTTCGGCGCAGATTTAGGTGTACTTGCAAAGCTGAACGAACAGTTTTCAGCAGGACTTGTATTGCAGGATGTTGTTGCTCCGAAAATAAGTCTTGGCTCGCGTTCGGATTCATATCCCGGAAAAATAAAATTGGGTGTAGCTTATAAGGTAATTCCTGCTCTCACAATTTCTCCTGAAATGAATTACACATTTGATAAGAGCGTTCAGTTCACCGCAGGCGCAGAGTACAATGTTTACAAAGATATAATTTCATTGAGAGGCGGATATAATTCTGTTTCGACCTCGCCTTCATTCGGAGTAGGTATAAATTATATGGACGTACATCTGGATTACAGTTACAACGTGAATAAAGATTTAGGCGGAGTTAATAAATTCGGATTTGTAATCAGTTTAAAATAA
- a CDS encoding LruC domain-containing protein — protein sequence MRKLLLLAWALAIVIPSIAYAGAAGTKFQLYVPSNNDNNGRNVCIIITAITDSTVVELIDDGTDGDIDDSWSGILNKGQSYVGYIKDGAINDDAGGKADGDYFFVNTNKPALVSMSTNSDWQHDFVPSDSGTMRGRLFYVYSPPTGYTNRDINVFAYEDSTLVQVYDITTVAKTTTGVTTVNTASPVQVVSTNLNTKEDLINIKTSGRDILVPGRTYLIMSSKPVTMQYGSLWGNARDGGGFVPGIKGSSVDSLFYFAIPADNTGEQELRMVSFNDNVTLNLDYLNGSTWTSLGVYNLNTLKNADWVAPAGKKYNLFRAYTNHGKVSLFEANWLETGTGSGTADMYSYTSSENGDGAGKNFVIYLGPPGLESNCVDPFSNKKFSQISDGGLFSHVFLSAYYPGTTVRVQDAATGTFIDTTINIAAGRYIDFKVGQAKFDAMKSGGRKPYLKITATQPVVAAFANWNDNWMCYATSVLAAAMTVNTNIPQTTLHSRDTVSITTSCTNRSGSTMTNTKTEVKIPDGLHYESSNLSSNHGDLGEGERVHSGNDDIIRWKDYQFNHGDSIKVKVKLRTDSLYHDGSYIPNNTNIPVTTTCHGKVGNDTIITQNTAVTNVVNANPNGILEKYILAYEDLKNSSWNDWDVNDFVTSVNANVLADANLKIKTITLNYEALARGSSFDHAFKHKLNITGSWTATLTVKDSNGVVQSGLGFTNRAFNNSGTVTVFPSTKQALPPKSGFFNTNTSENQPGNVKGYTATLSITVNNTSNSLSAFNASISDPFILTEIGNEIHIASLVGNAGNTQNVDNSAISGLPLYGYYLDLSYKLPFDYKWPLEGPNTAIWFAYPNFDNYILSGKSTNANWYTTPDTSKVWRGRNVVTDNPLFAVTSQNRIEPMNQGLARITLQDTVSKFFASPKLVDLDGDNKAEVLIGGLDNNFYAFKSDGTQISGFPINTGGIIRSTAAVDKKSDGTKVIVFGTDNGKLYAVNQNGTALSGFPVLLNTPIKSSPIITDLYGDGNKEIVVFAGNGKLYVYGMDGFIKSGFPVKLQNTVDAFGNLLIVPSPAVGDIDGDGKKEIVIGTSDSTVNVVKTNGTQLAGFPVKLDGMIYSSPIISKLNTTSYKIVAASASGSLYILNTNGTVYAQSKLADGFISSPVIADLNADGTREIIIASTDGRIFNVNANEALSLNWEFKSVSEINSSPVVADVNNDGYQEVTYGAMNGAVYVLDKTGNMDANSTMLFSQYKSWIVSSSAIGDIDGNGVMDMVVPSFDKTIKSFELPGTGSGTEIQWQSLGKDLGNSRFDGVEGTVTTVTDLGAVFNYPNPVRTETTLFRAELPAVIDDIKITVFDLGGELVKTFSKSDFIRNGNYYETTWNLKNDKSKDVANGAYYYIVKATISGVEYTKYSKIGVLR from the coding sequence ATGAGAAAACTACTTTTACTAGCTTGGGCGTTAGCTATTGTAATTCCTTCCATCGCTTATGCAGGAGCGGCGGGAACGAAATTCCAGTTATACGTTCCTTCCAACAATGATAACAACGGACGTAACGTATGTATTATCATTACGGCAATAACAGATTCAACAGTTGTAGAATTAATTGATGACGGCACAGACGGAGATATAGATGACTCCTGGTCAGGCATTTTAAATAAAGGACAGTCATATGTCGGATATATTAAAGACGGAGCGATTAATGACGACGCAGGCGGAAAAGCTGACGGCGATTATTTTTTTGTAAATACAAATAAACCTGCTCTTGTATCCATGTCAACAAATTCTGACTGGCAGCATGACTTTGTTCCATCAGATAGCGGAACAATGCGCGGCAGATTATTTTATGTTTACTCTCCTCCTACAGGTTATACAAACAGAGATATAAATGTTTTTGCATACGAAGATTCAACATTAGTACAGGTATATGATATAACTACAGTGGCAAAAACTACAACAGGTGTTACAACAGTGAACACAGCAAGTCCCGTACAGGTAGTTTCAACAAATTTAAATACAAAAGAAGATTTAATTAATATTAAGACTTCGGGAAGAGATATACTTGTTCCGGGTAGAACTTATTTAATAATGTCATCAAAGCCCGTTACGATGCAGTATGGTTCTTTATGGGGCAATGCAAGAGACGGCGGCGGATTTGTTCCTGGTATTAAAGGTTCATCCGTTGACAGCTTATTTTATTTTGCAATCCCTGCGGATAACACAGGCGAGCAGGAACTAAGAATGGTTAGTTTTAATGATAACGTAACGCTTAATCTTGATTACTTAAACGGTTCAACATGGACATCACTCGGAGTTTATAATTTAAACACATTAAAGAATGCAGACTGGGTTGCGCCTGCAGGAAAAAAATATAATTTATTCAGAGCATATACAAATCACGGTAAAGTTTCTTTGTTTGAAGCTAACTGGCTTGAAACAGGAACAGGTTCAGGAACGGCAGATATGTATTCCTACACTTCATCAGAGAACGGAGACGGCGCAGGAAAAAATTTCGTAATTTATTTAGGACCTCCCGGACTTGAAAGCAATTGCGTTGATCCATTCTCAAATAAAAAGTTCTCACAAATAAGTGATGGCGGTTTATTCTCGCACGTATTTCTATCTGCTTATTATCCGGGAACAACAGTAAGAGTTCAGGATGCAGCAACAGGAACATTTATAGATACAACGATAAACATTGCAGCAGGAAGATACATTGATTTTAAAGTCGGCCAGGCAAAGTTTGATGCAATGAAATCAGGCGGAAGAAAACCTTACTTAAAAATTACGGCTACGCAGCCTGTTGTAGCAGCGTTTGCAAACTGGAATGATAACTGGATGTGCTATGCTACAAGCGTACTTGCAGCAGCTATGACAGTTAATACAAACATTCCGCAGACTACATTACACTCACGCGATACAGTTTCTATTACAACATCATGTACAAATCGTTCAGGTTCTACAATGACAAATACAAAAACAGAAGTAAAGATTCCTGACGGACTTCATTATGAGTCATCGAATCTTTCTTCCAATCATGGTGATTTAGGTGAAGGTGAAAGAGTTCATTCAGGAAATGATGATATTATTAGATGGAAAGATTATCAGTTCAACCACGGTGACTCTATAAAAGTAAAAGTAAAATTAAGAACAGATTCGTTGTATCATGATGGCAGCTACATTCCTAATAATACAAACATACCGGTTACAACAACATGCCACGGTAAAGTCGGTAACGATACAATCATAACACAGAACACAGCAGTAACAAACGTAGTAAATGCAAACCCTAACGGAATATTAGAGAAATATATTCTTGCATACGAAGACTTGAAAAACTCAAGCTGGAATGACTGGGATGTAAACGACTTTGTAACATCAGTAAATGCAAACGTGCTTGCAGATGCAAACTTAAAAATTAAAACAATTACACTTAATTACGAAGCGCTTGCAAGAGGTTCATCATTCGACCATGCATTCAAGCACAAACTTAATATAACAGGTTCATGGACTGCAACATTAACAGTTAAAGATTCTAATGGAGTTGTTCAGAGCGGACTTGGTTTTACAAACAGAGCATTTAATAATTCAGGAACAGTAACAGTGTTCCCTTCAACAAAGCAGGCATTACCACCGAAATCAGGCTTCTTCAATACAAACACAAGTGAAAACCAGCCGGGTAATGTAAAAGGCTATACTGCAACATTGAGTATCACAGTAAACAATACATCAAACTCACTCAGCGCATTCAATGCATCTATTTCAGATCCGTTTATCTTAACAGAAATCGGAAACGAAATTCACATTGCATCACTTGTCGGAAACGCAGGCAATACACAGAACGTTGATAACAGCGCAATCTCAGGATTGCCGCTTTACGGATACTATTTAGATTTATCATACAAGCTTCCGTTCGATTACAAATGGCCGCTTGAAGGACCGAACACAGCAATATGGTTTGCATATCCAAACTTTGATAATTACATCTTATCAGGTAAATCAACAAATGCAAACTGGTACACAACACCTGATACAAGCAAAGTATGGAGAGGAAGAAATGTTGTTACTGATAATCCTTTATTTGCAGTGACTTCACAAAACAGAATTGAACCGATGAATCAGGGACTTGCAAGAATTACATTGCAGGATACAGTATCTAAATTCTTTGCATCACCGAAATTAGTTGATCTTGATGGTGATAACAAAGCTGAAGTTCTTATCGGAGGATTAGATAATAACTTCTATGCATTCAAATCAGACGGAACACAAATTAGCGGCTTCCCGATAAACACAGGCGGAATTATCCGTTCAACAGCAGCAGTAGATAAAAAATCAGACGGAACGAAAGTAATAGTATTCGGAACAGATAACGGAAAGCTTTACGCAGTAAATCAAAACGGAACAGCATTAAGCGGATTCCCGGTACTCTTAAACACTCCGATAAAATCATCACCTATAATAACTGATTTATACGGTGACGGTAATAAAGAAATAGTTGTGTTTGCAGGTAACGGAAAGCTTTATGTTTACGGAATGGACGGATTTATAAAATCAGGCTTCCCTGTAAAATTACAGAATACAGTTGATGCATTCGGAAATCTTTTAATTGTTCCTTCACCTGCAGTCGGTGATATTGACGGCGACGGTAAAAAAGAAATTGTAATCGGAACATCAGACAGCACAGTGAACGTAGTAAAAACAAACGGAACACAGTTAGCAGGTTTCCCTGTAAAGCTTGACGGAATGATTTACTCTTCACCGATAATTTCAAAATTAAACACAACATCTTATAAAATTGTAGCAGCAAGCGCAAGCGGTTCGCTTTACATCTTGAATACGAACGGAACTGTTTACGCTCAGTCAAAACTTGCAGACGGATTCATTTCTTCACCGGTAATTGCTGACTTAAATGCAGACGGAACAAGAGAAATAATTATTGCAAGCACAGACGGAAGAATATTTAATGTAAACGCTAACGAAGCACTTTCATTGAACTGGGAATTCAAATCAGTCTCTGAAATTAATTCATCACCGGTAGTTGCCGATGTAAATAATGACGGATATCAGGAAGTCACATACGGAGCAATGAACGGAGCAGTTTACGTACTCGATAAAACAGGCAACATGGATGCAAACTCAACGATGTTATTCTCACAATATAAATCGTGGATAGTTTCTTCATCTGCGATAGGGGATATAGACGGCAACGGAGTAATGGATATGGTAGTGCCTTCATTCGATAAAACAATTAAATCATTTGAACTCCCGGGTACAGGCAGCGGAACAGAAATCCAATGGCAGTCACTCGGAAAAGATTTAGGCAACTCTAGATTCGACGGAGTTGAAGGGACAGTTACAACAGTTACGGATTTAGGTGCAGTGTTTAACTATCCAAATCCTGTAAGAACTGAAACAACTTTATTCAGAGCTGAACTTCCTGCAGTTATTGATGACATAAAAATTACTGTCTTCGATCTTGGCGGCGAGCTTGTAAAGACTTTCAGTAAATCTGACTTCATACGCAACGGAAATTATTATGAGACTACATGGAACTTAAAAAATGATAAGAGCAAAGATGTTGCCAACGGCGCATACTACTACATAGTAAAAGCTACTATCAGCGGCGTCGAATACACTAAATATTCTAAAATAGGAGTTTTAAGATGA